The window TCTATGGATAATGATAACTAATAATTGGATAAGTAAAATAACAAGAATATCAGGTACCGATTCCAAAAAGAAAAACAATGTTTTGATGCGTTGTCGTGCACGTTCTTTAAATAACATCGTTATTACTGTGAATGATAGAGCGAAAACAACTGCAACAAGAAGTGCTAGAAATAATATTTCTAGAGAATAAAATATATACTCTCCGATATTACTACTATAATATGTATCTAGGAAATGATTCAAAGGAAAAATTATGAGTAAATGTTCCCCATATTCTCTCCACCAAAACTCTCCTTTTTGAAAACCATTAATAAGAATTGGCAATCCACTAATTAGCAGAATACCGATGAATGCAACAACTAACTGTAGCACCCACTGCATAAAACGTTTCACAAAAAATCCCCCTGCTGACTGAAAGTTATGATGAAATTATCATAACATAATGAAAATAAAAAACAGAGAATTTTTTGTAAATTCAAATAGAAATTGGAAAAAGGGTAGGGAAAACTTGAATATAAAATCGTTCGATACTTTTCTTTTTGACCAAATTAATGTTATTGATCGATTGGGAGTAGATAAGTTAAGATTGAGAACTGCGCATGCTAAGCGATAAAATTATATTTCTATGAGTCTTTATTGTTGTGCAAATTTATAGATTTTAAGTGTTTTTTAAATTTCATAGAAATCGATTTTATATATTGGACATAATAATAGACCATCGAAATGACTGTTGTGTTTAACTAAAACACGAGATTAGTTAAACAAGATACTCTTTATATGTTTTTTAGAGCAAGTTTAACCGATGTTTTTATTTGCTCTTTGAACACACCATTTTTATCAATAGCTAATAATTCCTCTTTTAAATGTTTTTCAAATAAATCGACATTTTCTCCTAGAAACTGTTTAGCACCAAAAGAAGTCGAATAGTGATTTCCGATTATAGCATCCAGTGTCCATTTGTGCTCATACGAAGGTATTTGATAAACCTCTAGGTCAAACTTTGAACTTGATATAATTTCCTGATGGCTGACTGTTGGATGACAGTAAGTAGTATTCCCTGCTCTCCTTTCATCCCCATACCAATGTTTTACAACTTCTTGAACTGTCTGTTGCCATGGCAGAAGTGCTTCATTAGGAGAGTAATTATCTATAATAGCTATTCCTCCACCAACAGCAACCATTTCATATAAACTTTCAAGAACCCGTGGTCTATCCATCCAGTGAAATGCCTTTGCAATAGTCACCAATCTAAAAGTTGTTTTGGTATTTCGTTTATATTCTTCAATATCACCAATAAACCACTCTGTATTTTCAACTCTAATTTCTTTACTAATTCTTTCAGCCTCCTGAATCATCTCTGGCTCTGTATCCAACCCTACTATTTTTTCAAACCAATCAGAGAACCTTAATGACAAACGCCCATCACCGCAGCCCAAATCCAGCATGTTATCGTTCCCATCTAAAGAAAACTTATTTCTTAAATATCTGATTAAAGTAGCAGAATATAATGGTCTATATCGTGAATAATACCAAGCTGTGCCTTTAAATAAATCGTCACCATAATCTTTCATTGAATAATCCCCCTCATTTTAACCTTCGAATCTTCTTAAGCAACCATTTAAATGTTACATTTCAAATTATATCGTTATTACGGATTGGCTAATTAAAAAAAAATAAATCTGAACTAGGCTTTTATGAAAGTATTGGTGGAAAAGAATACATTCATAGGACTAGTATGTTTAGGGAATCGGAGTAGAAGATGTTGACTATGGCTTAGCTTTATATTCGCTTTACTTGCTTTAGTAACCCCAAGTAAAAGCTCCAGTGTAAAAATAGTAAAACAATTAATTTATTTTAAAATCCTTTATTTGAACTAACCTATAGCGTTAGGTAGGGATATAACTACGTTTTACAATAATTCAACTTTTTCCTTTAACATGGCATTATTTTTTTACATTTTCACTTCCTTTTTTTCATAGTCTATTAACATGGATGTCCTTGGGAGTTGAAAAGATGTATTGGATGAAAAAAGGCTTGGTTATACTAGTTGGTAGTATTTTTATAGCATTAGGTATTAATCTTTTTTTGATACCTTATAAGGTATTAGACGGTGGGATTATCGGCATAGCACTAATATTAAATTATCTTTGGGCTTTAAAGCCTGGGTTAATGATTATTCTTTTTAGTATCCCAATCTTTATCGTCGCATGGTTCAATTATCGGGAATATTTTTATAATAGTTTACATGGGATGATCATCTCCTCCTTTCTAATTGATTTATTTCAGCCATTGGTAAGATTCATACATATTGGTTCGATTTACAGCTCTATTTCAGGCGGAATTTTTGTTGGTGTTGGTATTGGTTTGATGCTGAGGTTTAAGACAAGTACTGGAGGAACAGATTTAGTCGCTCAATTACTTAGTGATAAAACGGGTATTAATGTAGGTATACTTATCTTTATTATTGACTCTATAGTTGTGTTATGTGGAGGGTTATTATTGTCTGCTGATACGCTACTCCTATCGATTATTACTATCTTTTTTGTGGGAGTCACAACAAGCTTGATCACGAGAAATGTTCCCCAGGTTGAATGATAAAAACCGCTAAGGAATTTAATCCCTTTAGCGGCTTGTTTCTATTTAATGCGTTGTTCCGTTTCCTTATCAAAGAAATGTGCTTTACTAAGATCAAATGCTAAGTCAATTGTATCCCCTGCTGAAATATTGAAACGCGAGTCAACTCGAGCAACGAAGTTTTGATTGTTCACTTGCGAATAAAGAATAATTTCTGCACCCATTAACTCAGCAACTTCTACAGATGCACTCACTTTCGTTTCAGGAGAGAAGTCTAGGAAAACTTGCTCGTCATTAATATCCTCTGGACGAATACCAAGAATGACATCTTTTCCGTCATACCCACGTTCTTTAAGAATTTTAAGTCTGCCATCAGGAACAAGTAACTTTACATCATCCATCACAAAATAATTGCCAACCAATTTACCATTTAAGAAATTCATCGCTGGAGATCCAATAAATCCACCAACAAATACATTATCTGGCTCGTCATATACCTCTTTTGGCGCACCAACCTGTTGAATGACCCCGTCTTTCATAACTACTAATCTCGTAGCCATTGTCATTGCCTCTGTTTGGTCATGCGTTACATAGATAGTTGTAGTTTGCAGACGGCTATGTAGCTTTTGAATTTCTGCGCGCATTTGCACACGAAGCTTTGCATCTAAGTTAGATAGTGGTTCATCCATTAAGAAAACCTCAGCATCACGTACGATTGCTCTACCAAGTGCTACACGCTGACGTTGACCACCAGAAAGAGCTTTTGGCTTACGATTCAATAGGCTCTCCAGCCCTAAAATTTTTGCAGCATTATCTACACGTTTTTTAATCTCATCTTTTTTAAATTTACGAAGCTTCAGTCCAAAAGCCATATTATTATAAACGTCCATATGTGGATATAGCGCGTAGTTTTGGAAAACCATTGCAATATTACGATCTTTTGGAGGAACATCGTTTACTCGCTTATCACCGATAAACAAATCCCCTGAAGAAATCTCCTCTAATCCAGCAATCATACGTAATGTCGTCGATTTACCACAACCAGATGGACCAACCAATACTAAAAATTCTTTATCTCTTATTTCTAAATTAAAGTCTTCTACAGAAACTACGTTATTGTCATATACCTTTTTAATATTTACTAATTTAAGTTCAGCCATCCTATTTCCCCCTTGAATTGAAAGTGCTTTCATTACTAATAGAATACTATATTTTAAATTTTCAAGAAATGGGAATAGTGCACAAAGATGAAGAAAAATTTAGTGTATGTTTACCAAAAATCATTTTCTAGCTATTAATGCCAAGGATACCGTCATTGCATCATGGAATTGGCGAATATCTATCCCGGTCTTATCAAAAAAACGCTCCAATCGATATTGTAGACTGTTGCGGTGCAGATGGAGTACTTTAGCTGTCTCTGAAAGATTTAAGTTACACTTGAAAAAAGTCTCAAACATTTTAATCGTCTCTTCGTCGTGTATGTACTCTTGCAATATAGTTTTAGAAATATCCAATCGTAATTCAGCCTCGGTCTGCTTTGTTAGTATAAATGGTATAGCTTCCACATACGTCACTACTGATTTGTTCGTATAAAGGAAAACGCGTTTGGCCACATTGGTCAATGAATTATAGTGAAGTGTAATATCCGCTATATCCTTTTTGTATGGTCCTACAAAAAAGTTAATTTTCACATATAAATCACTCATTAAAATATCGATTATCTGCTCAAATGAAATACTTTCCTCTTCCAGCATTTGTTGCTCTATGATAAACCCTTCGTGCTCGCTCTCCCATAAAATAGGTACTTGCTTATCAAAAAGTGCCTCTATGGCATCCTTAAACAAAACGGGTTCTATTTGATTTTTATTGAACGAAAAATAAACGAACCGAAAAGGATTACTTGGTTTCCAATCCTTCTCTTCGATTAACTCAGCAGAAAAAATAATCTTCCTCCAGTTTTTTTCTGCTTCTGTTGGTGTCGGGAACTGCACATTATATGGAGATAGAAAAGTAGTTAATAACGAGATATCCTTTGAAGTTAATTCGTCATTACGAATACCAATAATCTCATCTTTGCCAGTTGCAAACCATTTATAATCTATGCTTAAATCATCGGAACCGTCTTTATATACTATTAGTGTAGAGAATATTTCTTTTAATTGGTCAATCATTGACACACCTCTTTTATTCTAGCTAATGCTTGAATTTACTAGCTAGAAGACTTCTTAAACTATATCATATAAAAGCACCACTACGCTCATATGCAATAGCGCCTCTACAAATCGTTAAATCAACCTCACCCTTTTGACCTATGACAACAATATCAGCATCTTTACCAACACTTATAGATCCTTTGTGACTTAATATGTCTAGACGTTTTGCTTGGTTTGTGGAAGTAATTAGTATTTGTTCATGTATAGACAAATCTAGCCACTTTTCAAGGTTCAATCTAGCATTGTTCATTGTCAATATACTTCCAGCTAAAGAATCATGAGAGATTAATGAACATTTTCCATCGCGTACAGATACTCGCTGACCACCTAAATCATATTCCCCATCCGGCATACCTTTAGCTCGCATACCGTCAGTGATTACGATTACTTTTTCAAGCGTTTTCATTTTTACGATAAGTTTTAGTAAATCAGGGTGAAAATGTATACCATCAGGAATAATTTCAACATAAACATCGTCATGGAGAATAGCTGCTCCAACTACTCCTGGATCTCTATGATGGAAACTTTTCATACCATTAAACAAATGCGTTGCATGGGTAACCCCATGATTAATAGCACTAATTGCTTCATCGTACGAAGCATTTGTATGACCCATCGACGGAATTACTTTCAACAATTTCAGTCCAGTTAGAAGTTCAAAGCCGTCGTCTAATTCAGGTGAATATGTAATAATTTTGATAGCATTACCCGATAGTCTCTGCCATTGTTTAAAAAGAGCAGTATTTGGCGAAATAATAGAATTTTCTGGTTGTGCTCCTTTCTGTTCTTTATTTATAAAAGGTCCCTCTAAATGAATACCAATCATTTCTGGAGCACCTGGCTCATTACTTTTTACTCTATATTCTGCTAGACTTTTTAAGGTATCATTTATTTGTTGGATTGGATTAGTCATAGTCGTGGCTAAGAAAGAGGTGACCCCTTCCTTCGCTAAAGCAAGCCCAATTCCATCAAAAGCTTCATGCTTCCCATCCATAAAGTCAAATCCTGCAGCACCATGAACATGAATATCAATCATTCCTGGAATCACATATTGTTTTCCGGTACAATCGAATACTTTATCTGTAGCAGATATATGTGGGTAATTTTCCATATCATCTATTAACATTATTTTTTTCTCTTTTATATGTATAAATCCTTGTCGAACTGCACTATTTTCAAGAATAATTGTAGCATTAATTAAATATAAATTTTTCAAGAATAACTTCCTCCTATAGGCATAGTCACCAACAAAACATACTTAATTCTTTTATGCACTTATTCGATTCTATCTACCTCTATCTTTTCAATAGCCCAGTCTATTTTTCCAACGTTAATATGACCAGTTTTTTCTTCCATTGCATTAAGAACCCCCATGGATAGTCCTAACTTGATTAAATTTTCATCTTCTAATCCACGAACTAAACCTGCCGCGAACCCTGCTACAACAGAATCACCAGAACCTACAGGATTAATTGCTTCAATTTTTGGTGCTTTTGCTTTGTAGAATTTCTTGCCATGTTTTGCAATCGCTCCCTCTGCACCAAGCGTAACAACAACCCATGGAATACTATTAAACAGTGGCGAGATTAATGCTTTTATTATTTGCAATTCATCAATTGACTCTTGTCCAAGTAAATCTCCCAGTTCTTCCCTATTTGGTTTTATTAAATATGGCTTGTTTTCGCTTTCTAATATTGATGTTAGGAGTTCTCCGTTCACATCCAAAATTACACGAACTTCATATTTGTTGGCAATTGCAATTAATTTTACATAAAAGTCTGTTGATAGACCTTTTGGCAAGCTACCGGATATAGTAACTACCTCAACTTGTTGCACATATTCCGTAAATTTCTCTATAAAGATTGTAGTTTCGTGTTCAGAAATTACTGGACCATTTTCCAATATTTCTGTCTGTTTTCCATCATGGATTATAGCAACACAATTTCGAGTTTCACCTGATATTTGCACAAAGGAGTCCTTAATACCGATTTCCTTAATTTGAGCACTAATAAAGCTACCCAAGAACCCCCCTAAAAAGCCTGATGCAGCAACATCTTCGTCCAGTTGATGCAATACCCTGGAAACATTCAATCCTTTTCCACCTGCAGTCTTTGAAACATCTTCAATACGATTCAAGTTATCAAGTAGAAAATGGTCAAATTTATAACTAATATCTACAGCTGGATTTGATGTTATCGTTAAAATCACTTATTAACACCTCATTTTCAATAGTAAGAATATACATATTCTGTATATACAAATGGAGTGAGAATAATCTCTCACTCCATAATATTAAGCTTTTCCATTACTCCAACACATCAATATTTTCTCTTTAACTACTTTTTTCATTGCATCTTTAGCTGGTTTCATATACTTTCTAGTATCCGTTTCATCTGGATTTTCCATTAAATACTTGCGTAATGCATCAGAAAAAGGAATCTTAAGCTCTGTTGAAATATTTACTTTTGCACAACCAAGTGAAATACATTTTCGGACGTCATCTATTGAAATACCTGAGGCACCATGTAATACAAGTGGAATATCCAACAAATCACTTATCTTTTTCAGGCGATCAAAATCCAAATTAGGCTCTGTTTCATACAAACCATGACCTGTTCCAATTGCAACCGCTAGTGAATCAATGCCTGTACGCTCAACAAATTCTTGTACAGTATTTGGATCTGTATATTCTGCATCTTTCGCTTGAACGATAAGATCATCTTCTTGACCGACTAATTTCCCTAATTCTGCTTCAACTGTAGCTCCATATTTATGTGCTTTTTCCACTACCTCTTTTGATAATGCGATATTTTCTTCAATGTTGCCGTGCGAACCATCTATCATCACAGATTTTACGCCAAGATCGAGGGATTCTATAATAGATTCAACACTCTCATGATGATCTAAATGTAGTGCAATTGGAATATCATTTTCCTTAGCGGCAACTTCAGCAATTGCTTGAATATAACTACGTCCAGAGTAACTCATTGTTCCCGGGGTTGCCGCTAGAATTATAGGAGATCTTAATTCTACTGCTGCCTCGATAACGACTTGAATTGTTTCTAAATTATGGATATTAAATGCGGGAACAGCATATCCTTCATTTCTAGCTTTAATAAGCATTTCCTTTGTGTTATGTACGTATCCCATCACTTTTCCCCCTTGTAGTCACTGATAAATAAAAGATTGAAGCTACTATAGTTCTCATTTTGAATATTCGTAGATTGTAACTCCTTGTACAACCCGACTAATAGCACCACTTGGACTTGGATTATCTGGTGTAATACCTAATAGTATGGATTTCTTTACTGCTAAAACTTGTGCGAAAATAATATACAATAATGCAAGATAAAAATCGTTTGAAAATGAATTTGCTCCATCATTTACTGAAATAACCACATCAGCCAGACTTTCAACTTCTTCATCACTTGTTTCAGTTAGTACTACAATTTTCGCGCCTAATTTTCCTGCAGCCAATTCCCGTAGAATGTCTAAATCATATTTTCTTGTATACGGATCTTGTGATATAAATATAACTACAACAGATTTATCATTCAAAAAAGACTTAGGACCATGACGAAATCCAAGTGATGACTCATGAATTGCAACGACTTGACCACCAGTGAGTTCAAGCATTTTTAAAGCAGCTTCATGTGATAATTGCGCAAGTAAACCTGATCCTAAATAGGCTATTCGATCAAAATCAAATGCAATTACGTTATCAATATAGTCACCTATTTTTTCAATTAACTGTTCTGCATTACCAATCAATTGGTTAGCTATGTTATTTGTGAAAACATCTTCCGTAAACAACGCATAGGCAGCAATAATCATACTTGTGAAACTGCTTGTCATCGCTAACGATTGATCATTCGACTTATTAGGCATTAACAATAGCAAACTATTAGCGTCACCATGAATATTTTTCGCTAATTGCCCATCTTTATTACATGTAATTACAACTTGATAAAAGTCAGTTACTAACTCTTGTCCCAATCTAACCGTTGCTACACTTTCTGGACTATTTCCAGATCGAGCAAACGACACAAGAATTGTTGGTGTATCTTTGAACAAGTAATGTGAAGGATTAGATACAATATTTGTTGTAGGTATCGATTCGAATTGAACGTTTCGTTTATTTTGTCGTGCTAACTCTGGAGCTAAAGTGTCACCAACAAATGCAGATGTACCAGCACCTGTTAAAATAACTCGAATCTTATTATGTTTTTTATAAATGGATTCTAAAAATCCTTTGAAAGTATCATTTTGTTCGGAAAAACCAGATATTAATTCATTCCATACAACTGGTTGTTGGTGAATTTCTCTTGTCGTATGTACTGCATTCATTTGTATAATTTTTTCTGTACTCAAATTAAACATTTATGCTGCCCCCTTATTTTTTTACACTGTTACGGATAATCAAACTTGTTGAAATCAATATTTTCTTTGCGATTTTTCTACCTTTTAAACGTTCTAGTAAAGTGTCAACAGCTGTTTCTCCCATAATTTCTGTATACACTCTGATTGTACTTAAAGAGGGATACATGTATTTGGAAACAGTCATATCATTTATTCCAATAATACTTACTCGATCAGGAATGGCAATGTTAGCCTCATGAAGAGCTCTTAAACTTCCAATAGCCATAACATCACTACTCATAAAAAAGGCAGTCGGTAAATCGTCTTCTAATTCTTCTATCGCTTTTTTCATTAGATTATATCCATCATCAACAGAGAAGGAACCTACATAAACAAATTTTTCATCATAAACTCCATTTTCCTTCATATATGATTGAAATGTTTTTTCACGTAAGTCTTGAATCGGTTCAGTTTGACCTTTCAGTTTCTCTCTCCCACCAATAAATCCAATTTTTCTATGATTAGTTGAAAGAAAAAAATCGATTATTTTCTTCGTTGCTTTTTCAAAATCAATGACAATGGCATCATATTTTTCTTCATTTGGACTGTAATCAACGAAAACGACCAAGGGATTAATTATTGTTAATTCCTTCACTTGCTGATCACTAAATTTACCAACAGCAATAATTCCTTTAATCTCAGCAGCCTTAATATCTTTAATATTATCGAAAAAGTATACTTCGGGATTCATGCCAATTTCTTTACAACGTTGTTCAATCCCTAGTCTTATTGACAGATAATAGAGGTCATTTAACTCCTCTTTTTCTGTATACCAATGAACAATGGCAATCTTTTGATCTACATATCTTTTAGATGTACTTTTTCGATAGGATAACTCTTCTGCTATTTCAAATATCTTTTTTTTCGTTTCATCTGCTACTGATAAGCTTGCATCATAATTAAGCACACGTGAAACAGTCGCAGAAGATACACCTGCTTTTTCTGCTATATCTTTAATTGTTGCCACTTTCAATCACCTTTTCCATTTCTATAATTACCGGATTTAGTAGATTATTCTAATATATACTATAATACAGTATTTATAGTCACAGAGCAGTGTATAAACTGCTCTTTAATTAGCCAATTTTATGGGTATCAATTAACGAAACTTCAGGAGTAATTGTTCCATGCAGTTCAAAAACTAGTATTTCATTTTGACCTTTACGTAATATTGGTCCAGGTAAAAACAATGTTTCTTGTGGACCTTTCTCCCAGTACCTTCCTATATTAAATCCATTCACGACAACAAATCCTTTTGTCCAACCAGGTAATTCCACGAAGGTATCTCCAATTTCTTCCACATTGAAGGTTCCTTTATAGAATGTAGGTCCTTTAGTCTTTTCAATGTTTGAGCTATAACCTAATAATTCTAGATTGTCCATTGGTAATGGATACATAGTCCAATCAAATAAGAACTGGTATCCAAACCTAACTCCTTCTGTTATTCCTTTAGGATCAAACATCCTTGGCCCATAATTAACACGCCCCATATTTTCTACTAAAAGGCTAATTTCTACTCCTTCTTTCGGTACCGCAAAAGAAATAGTATTATTTTTCCAACGATCAATTACCCCTTTATATTCATTGTCTACGAATACTAATGCACGATCTCGTACTTCTTGAATAGATAACTCAGCTTCTTTGTTTGGACCTTTTAAAAATGTACGATAAAGTGTATATCCATAAGCTTGGCCCAGTTTTTCCATTGTTTCGGGATTAGCTCTTTCTATTGGTTTACTGATCATTTCTAATGCATCAAATAACGGAATGGACTCAGTCATTAAAACTTTTCCATAATTCATTTTGGTTATTGGTTCTGGTAATAATAATTTCCCAATATCCTTGTACTTTGCAATTACATCACGTACTGCATAAAATTTAGGGGTGATATCACCTGCTTCACTAACTGGACAATCATAATCATAACTAGTTACCGTTGGTTGGTATTCATCTCCAAAGTTAGCTCCATTGTAGAACCCAAAATTTGTACCACCATGGAACATATAAAAGTTAACTGAATCCCCCCGTTCAAGCATTTCTTCAAATACTGTTGCAGCTTCAGCTGGGTCCCTTTTATGATGCGATTCTCCCCAATGATCAAACCATCCATTCCAGTACTCCATTACTATATTTGGGGTATTTGGAAAATACTCTTGAAGTTTAGAAAATGCTTCTACTGGTTTAGAGCCAAAATTAACGGTTGCTAAAACATTATCAACTGTGCCACCTTGCAACATTAAATCAGTTGGTCCATCAGATGTAAATAAAAGCACATTTACTCCTCTAGCTATCATTGCATCTTTTAAAAAGTTGAGATATTTTTTATCATTTCCGAAGCTACCATATTCATTTTCAATTTGCATAGCGATAATAGGTCCACCATTTGTTTGTAACAATGGCACAAGTTTTTTTATTAAAACGTCATAATAATTATCTACTTTTTCTAGATATGGCTCATAATAAGACCTCAATTTCATATTACTATCAGCTAAAAGCCATGATGGCAATCCACCAAACTCCCACTCAGCACATATATAAGGGCTTGGCCGAATAATAACGTATAACCCCACTTGCTCTGCAATCCGTATAAATTCTTCTATATTCGCAATACCTTCAAAATTGAATTTACCTTCTTTAGGTTCATGCAAATTCCACGGCACGTAAGTTTCTACACAGTTAAAACCACATGCTTTTAACTTCAATAAACGGTCTTCCCAGTATTCTGGTACAACTCTAAAATAATGAATTGCTCCAGATATGAGTTGAATCGGTTCATTATCCATGTAAAGATTTTTTCCTCTAACATTTAAATTATCCATAACTAGACAACACCTTCCCCATTAAGTGCTTCATTTGAAAAATTTGCAATTTGAATAACTTTTCCATCTTGAAGTCTTGATAATTCAGCAGCAAATGCCAATAAGTGACTTTCAAGAGATACAACCGCAGACGTTTTACTTTCCTCACCTTGATAGTTTCGTACTTCTTGTAAAAAGTCCCTTACTATAGCCTCATCTCCACCACCATGTCCACTTGCTTGCTCTGCTAAGTGCGTAACTGTTTCGTTTTTAGTTAGAAAATCAAAAACAGATATAGTGTTGTCATCCATTTTTCCTCTGATTTCACCTTTTGTTCCCATAATTTGAACAATGCGTGTTTGCTCCCTTGTGAATCCACACATACTAAACGTTGCTGTAGCGCCATTTTCAAACTCTAAATTTACAACTTGGTGATCTACAACATTGTTATCTGAACGATAAACACATTTTCCATAGGGTGTTGTATTTAGAGCATGTATAATACCAGCTCGGGAATGATCGGTGGTAAACTTTTTCGCCCATCCTCTTCCATCACCTAAATAATATTTTCCTGCGTGAAAAACGCATTCGTTTTCAATTGGGCATCCATCCAGACAGCGTAAGGGACCATCTTTTGGAGCATTTTCTTCTTTAAAATGCATTAGTGATCCAAATGAACTGATTTGTTTACACTTTTGGTTCATCAAGTACATTAAAATATCCATGTCATGACACGATTTTTGTAAGATCATTGGACTTGATATATCACTGTTATTCCAATTACCTCTTACAAAGCTGTGTGACATATGCATAACTTCTACATTTTCATTTAATTGGATTGAAA is drawn from Psychrobacillus sp. INOP01 and contains these coding sequences:
- a CDS encoding LacI family DNA-binding transcriptional regulator, producing MATIKDIAEKAGVSSATVSRVLNYDASLSVADETKKKIFEIAEELSYRKSTSKRYVDQKIAIVHWYTEKEELNDLYYLSIRLGIEQRCKEIGMNPEVYFFDNIKDIKAAEIKGIIAVGKFSDQQVKELTIINPLVVFVDYSPNEEKYDAIVIDFEKATKKIIDFFLSTNHRKIGFIGGREKLKGQTEPIQDLREKTFQSYMKENGVYDEKFVYVGSFSVDDGYNLMKKAIEELEDDLPTAFFMSSDVMAIGSLRALHEANIAIPDRVSIIGINDMTVSKYMYPSLSTIRVYTEIMGETAVDTLLERLKGRKIAKKILISTSLIIRNSVKK
- a CDS encoding beta-galactosidase family protein produces the protein MDNLNVRGKNLYMDNEPIQLISGAIHYFRVVPEYWEDRLLKLKACGFNCVETYVPWNLHEPKEGKFNFEGIANIEEFIRIAEQVGLYVIIRPSPYICAEWEFGGLPSWLLADSNMKLRSYYEPYLEKVDNYYDVLIKKLVPLLQTNGGPIIAMQIENEYGSFGNDKKYLNFLKDAMIARGVNVLLFTSDGPTDLMLQGGTVDNVLATVNFGSKPVEAFSKLQEYFPNTPNIVMEYWNGWFDHWGESHHKRDPAEAATVFEEMLERGDSVNFYMFHGGTNFGFYNGANFGDEYQPTVTSYDYDCPVSEAGDITPKFYAVRDVIAKYKDIGKLLLPEPITKMNYGKVLMTESIPLFDALEMISKPIERANPETMEKLGQAYGYTLYRTFLKGPNKEAELSIQEVRDRALVFVDNEYKGVIDRWKNNTISFAVPKEGVEISLLVENMGRVNYGPRMFDPKGITEGVRFGYQFLFDWTMYPLPMDNLELLGYSSNIEKTKGPTFYKGTFNVEEIGDTFVELPGWTKGFVVVNGFNIGRYWEKGPQETLFLPGPILRKGQNEILVFELHGTITPEVSLIDTHKIG
- a CDS encoding Gfo/Idh/MocA family protein produces the protein MKKVKAVLIGAGDRGAKAYAPYSINFPHELEFVAIAEPVQERRKSFAKEFSLSDTQCYTSWEEMLDHNIKADVALICTLDREHYLPTVRAIEKGYHVLLEKPMSPDPKECISMVEVAKKHNKLLTICHVLRYTPFWQNIKSIIDEGKIGDIVSIQLNENVEVMHMSHSFVRGNWNNSDISSPMILQKSCHDMDILMYLMNQKCKQISSFGSLMHFKEENAPKDGPLRCLDGCPIENECVFHAGKYYLGDGRGWAKKFTTDHSRAGIIHALNTTPYGKCVYRSDNNVVDHQVVNLEFENGATATFSMCGFTREQTRIVQIMGTKGEIRGKMDDNTISVFDFLTKNETVTHLAEQASGHGGGDEAIVRDFLQEVRNYQGEESKTSAVVSLESHLLAFAAELSRLQDGKVIQIANFSNEALNGEGVV